Proteins from a genomic interval of Sphingobacterium sp. SYP-B4668:
- a CDS encoding GMC oxidoreductase has protein sequence MANINTRSVQERTYDAIVIGSGISGGWAAKELCEKGLKTLVLERGRDVKHVKDYPTTNLYPWEFEHRGEMPYQVKQDNPVVNRCYAFHEDAAHFFVKDHEHPYIQEKPFDWIRGYQVGGKSLLWARQTQRWSDFDFDGPARDGFAVDWPIRYADLKPWYDYVERFAGIAGDKDGLPELPDGEFLPGYPLNIVEKYFQQTMQAKFPERKVISARCAHLSKPNQIHLDQGRVQCQNRTLCQRGCPFGGYFSSNASTIPWAAKTGNMTLRPLSVVHSILYDDDKGKAIGARVLDTETKEEIDFYAKVIFVNAAALNTNLILLNSKSKRFENGLGNDSGTLGKYVAFHNYSARIYAEYEGYLDYTTDGRNPAGGGYIPRFRNLHKQETDFLRGYAAGFGAYRSKNADQSGYGESLKNNLLNPQYGIWGVGSHMMGETIPKESGQVTLDDSRKDAWDIPLLKIAVDYDDNDAKMKKDYLEQMTAMFETAGFTNIQQHDQGQSPGLDIHEMGGARMGHDPKTSVLNKWNQMHAVPNVFVTDGAAMTSTSTQNPSLTYMAFSARAVDYAIQEMKKGNI, from the coding sequence ATGGCAAATATTAATACACGGAGTGTACAGGAGAGAACATACGATGCTATTGTAATTGGATCGGGTATCAGCGGTGGATGGGCAGCGAAAGAGCTATGTGAAAAAGGATTGAAGACCTTGGTTTTGGAACGTGGGAGAGATGTAAAGCACGTAAAAGACTATCCAACAACGAACCTCTATCCTTGGGAATTCGAACACCGTGGCGAGATGCCCTATCAGGTAAAGCAAGATAACCCAGTTGTTAATCGATGCTATGCTTTCCATGAAGATGCTGCACATTTTTTTGTAAAGGATCATGAACATCCTTATATACAAGAGAAACCTTTTGATTGGATAAGAGGATATCAGGTAGGGGGCAAGTCTCTTTTGTGGGCTAGGCAGACACAGCGTTGGTCTGACTTTGATTTTGATGGACCTGCTCGCGACGGATTTGCGGTAGATTGGCCTATACGCTATGCCGACCTAAAGCCATGGTACGACTATGTCGAGCGATTTGCGGGCATAGCGGGCGATAAAGACGGGCTTCCAGAGCTCCCAGATGGAGAGTTTTTACCGGGATATCCATTGAATATCGTCGAAAAGTATTTTCAGCAGACTATGCAGGCAAAGTTTCCGGAACGTAAGGTAATATCTGCACGTTGCGCGCATCTATCGAAACCGAACCAAATACATTTGGATCAAGGGCGTGTGCAGTGTCAAAATCGAACCTTATGTCAACGAGGATGTCCCTTTGGTGGTTATTTTAGCTCCAATGCATCCACTATACCTTGGGCTGCAAAAACAGGTAATATGACCTTGCGCCCTCTTTCTGTCGTTCATTCTATATTGTACGATGATGACAAAGGGAAGGCGATAGGCGCGCGCGTATTGGATACTGAAACGAAGGAGGAAATCGATTTTTATGCAAAGGTGATTTTTGTCAATGCTGCCGCACTTAATACGAATTTGATCCTCTTGAATTCAAAATCCAAACGCTTTGAGAATGGATTAGGAAATGATAGCGGAACGTTGGGTAAGTATGTCGCTTTTCACAACTATAGTGCGCGTATATATGCCGAATATGAAGGCTATCTCGATTATACTACTGATGGCCGTAATCCTGCAGGAGGAGGATATATTCCGAGATTCCGAAACCTACACAAACAAGAGACAGATTTTTTGAGAGGGTACGCTGCTGGCTTCGGAGCTTATCGTTCCAAAAATGCAGATCAGTCTGGCTATGGGGAGTCTCTTAAGAATAATCTATTGAATCCGCAGTATGGTATTTGGGGGGTAGGGTCCCATATGATGGGCGAAACCATTCCTAAAGAATCTGGACAGGTTACTTTGGATGACAGCCGGAAAGATGCTTGGGATATACCTTTATTGAAGATTGCGGTAGATTATGACGATAACGATGCAAAGATGAAAAAGGATTACTTAGAGCAGATGACAGCGATGTTTGAAACAGCTGGCTTTACCAATATCCAGCAACATGATCAAGGGCAGTCACCAGGATTGGATATACATGAAATGGGTGGAGCGCGTATGGGCCACGATCCTAAAACATCCGTACTTAATAAGTGGAATCAAATGCATGCTGTACCGAATGTATTTGTGACAGATGGTGCCGCGATGACCTCAACTTCAACTCAAAATCCTTCGTTAACCTATATGGCTTTTTCTGCAAGAGCTGTAGATTATGCGATACAGGAAATGAAAAAAGGAAATATATAG
- a CDS encoding gluconate 2-dehydrogenase subunit 3 family protein yields MNRRTAVKQLFIIAGGLALMPSCLREQGGTSIDLHVIKMTAQDEAFLANLVDMLIPETDSPGGKKLNLHLFVMKMVDDCHSPEDQKAFLEGLAIARKELDGKSPDHLKTYFEGQEKAEEKSPFYGIFKRRTIQGYLNSEYVMKNKLIYELVPGRYNGEMKIIA; encoded by the coding sequence ATGAACCGGAGGACTGCGGTAAAGCAACTTTTTATTATTGCGGGGGGATTGGCCTTAATGCCATCTTGCTTACGCGAACAGGGAGGTACATCCATCGATCTGCACGTTATCAAAATGACGGCTCAGGATGAAGCGTTTTTAGCCAATTTAGTTGATATGCTAATCCCAGAAACGGATTCACCAGGAGGTAAAAAGTTAAATCTCCACCTCTTTGTGATGAAGATGGTCGATGATTGTCATTCTCCTGAAGACCAAAAAGCTTTCCTCGAGGGGCTAGCTATAGCGAGGAAAGAACTGGACGGGAAGTCTCCTGACCATCTAAAAACTTATTTTGAAGGTCAGGAGAAAGCTGAAGAGAAATCCCCTTTTTATGGAATTTTCAAAAGAAGGACTATACAAGGGTACTTGAACTCTGAGTACGTCATGAAAAACAAGCTCATATATGAGTTAGTGCCGGGGCGCTACAATGGGGAAATGAAAATCATTGCATAA
- a CDS encoding HAD family hydrolase → MNDLQAVFFDLDGTLIDSEYYYFKNWGPIIAEEFGIELTFEDWVRHFAGHTLVSNVETIREVYGVDTTVEFMWTRTRAAYESSDMTTINLMPYAREILTNLKEKGTQIALVTSSYRTTVDKVLGHHGLLPYFSIIITRDSVQQPKPNPEPYLLAVEEMGIDAQNCLVIEDTITGTTAAQAAGLYCIAVSEQPIEREKLKVADQLFSNLEQVWNFLKN, encoded by the coding sequence ATGAACGATTTGCAAGCTGTATTTTTTGATTTAGACGGGACATTGATTGATTCGGAATACTATTACTTTAAAAATTGGGGACCTATTATAGCTGAGGAGTTCGGTATTGAATTGACATTTGAAGATTGGGTCAGACATTTTGCTGGACATACGTTGGTCTCGAATGTAGAGACCATACGTGAGGTATACGGCGTGGACACCACAGTTGAATTTATGTGGACGCGTACACGTGCAGCATATGAGTCTTCTGATATGACGACAATTAATTTGATGCCCTATGCTCGAGAAATCTTGACGAATCTTAAAGAAAAAGGTACTCAGATTGCATTGGTAACCTCTAGTTATAGAACTACGGTAGATAAAGTTTTGGGACATCATGGACTATTGCCTTACTTTTCAATAATTATCACTCGAGATAGCGTGCAGCAGCCCAAACCCAATCCCGAACCATACTTGCTGGCGGTTGAAGAAATGGGGATAGATGCACAGAACTGTTTGGTGATTGAAGATACGATTACTGGGACCACGGCGGCGCAGGCAGCAGGACTCTATTGTATAGCGGTCTCGGAACAACCGATAGAGCGTGAAAAATTGAAAGTAGCAGATCAATTGTTTAGCAATCTCGAACAGGTGTGGAATTTTTTGAAGAATTAA
- a CDS encoding DUF6266 family protein, which translates to MAVSKNGIQGTFSGKIGSIVGYQLNGQNVIRTVGRRAPSQKFSELELINQGRMRAVSSFLKMIRPFIVFGYQHLAPKGSRVGPFQMAQSYALKNAIKYGEGNKPLIDPEKVLVFRGDLLPPQNVKVSLTDTRVTITWDVQNRMGNNVLIALLYDGHDYRQFREVGSLESIGMDIWDLPWIPKDGRAIYVYVGFHNTLINKLSDSVYGGTI; encoded by the coding sequence ATGGCAGTATCAAAGAATGGAATACAGGGGACCTTTTCCGGGAAAATAGGTTCTATTGTGGGTTATCAACTTAATGGCCAAAATGTCATTAGGACGGTGGGGAGACGGGCTCCATCCCAAAAATTCAGTGAATTGGAGCTGATTAATCAAGGGCGGATGCGAGCCGTATCAAGTTTTCTTAAGATGATAAGGCCGTTTATTGTATTTGGTTATCAGCATCTTGCCCCTAAAGGGAGCCGGGTTGGTCCATTTCAAATGGCGCAATCTTATGCGTTAAAAAATGCCATTAAGTATGGCGAAGGAAACAAACCGTTGATAGATCCGGAGAAGGTGTTGGTTTTTAGAGGTGACCTGTTGCCACCGCAAAATGTGAAGGTGAGCTTAACAGATACTAGGGTGACAATTACGTGGGATGTACAAAATCGGATGGGGAACAATGTCCTGATTGCACTCTTGTATGATGGACATGACTATCGGCAATTTCGAGAAGTGGGAAGTTTGGAGTCGATAGGGATGGATATTTGGGACTTACCTTGGATACCTAAGGATGGTCGTGCAATATATGTCTATGTAGGTTTTCACAATACCTTAATCAATAAATTGTCAGATAGCGTCTACGGAGGAACTATTTAG
- a CDS encoding fumarylacetoacetate hydrolase family protein gives MKIIAVGRNYIDHAKELNNPVPETPVIFMKPDTALLKDNKDFYYPDFSTDIHYEVEVVLRICKEGKHVSPKFATTYYDAVGLGVDFTARDIQQQHKEKGLPWELAKSFDSSAVISSLIPITDFENPDQIAFSLQKNGNIVQEGNTRDLIFSYGQLIVFISQYITLRKGDFIYTGTPAGVGPIAIGDHLEGFIGQQSMFTCAIK, from the coding sequence ATGAAGATAATCGCAGTAGGTCGCAACTACATCGACCACGCCAAAGAACTCAATAATCCAGTACCCGAAACGCCTGTTATCTTTATGAAGCCAGATACTGCGCTTCTTAAAGACAATAAAGATTTTTATTATCCAGATTTTTCTACCGATATCCATTACGAAGTGGAAGTGGTCCTACGGATCTGCAAAGAAGGGAAGCACGTATCCCCTAAGTTTGCCACCACATATTATGATGCTGTTGGTCTAGGAGTAGATTTCACGGCTCGGGATATTCAGCAGCAGCATAAAGAAAAAGGATTGCCTTGGGAGCTGGCCAAATCCTTTGATAGTTCAGCTGTCATTAGTTCTCTTATTCCTATAACCGATTTTGAAAATCCTGATCAGATAGCATTCAGTCTACAAAAAAATGGGAATATCGTCCAAGAGGGGAACACACGGGATTTGATTTTTTCTTACGGTCAACTGATTGTATTTATCTCCCAATACATCACTCTCCGAAAAGGTGACTTCATATACACCGGAACACCTGCCGGTGTAGGTCCAATTGCGATTGGCGATCATCTGGAAGGCTTTATTGGACAACAAAGCATGTTTACTTGTGCTATCAAATAA
- a CDS encoding M23 family metallopeptidase: MKKLSIFLGLLTFTVASAFSQSVLKSRTYPQNYFRQPMDIAPQASGGFGELRGTHFHAGNDYRTQQRTGIPIYSVAEGFVSRVRVQIGGGGLSVYVDHPNGYTSVYLHMDSFNEQLSQIIKDEQYRKKSYDVDVEIARNRVLVSKGQLLGKSGNTGGSGGPHLHFEIRDTKTQNPLNSQLFGLYFKDDVPPIIRGMTVYDIGTDVFDENTPRRHQTIKALGTGKYALTSAAPIPVNGRFGLGINAIDRHTGTTFSFGVYSIELLLDGKPISTVVFEELSFATSRALNSYIDYPYFVKTKAKIQKSFKDPNNTAPIYRHLDNLGFIELRDNNPHEIEYIVKDVHGNTSKVGFTVQQNPTYTISRKPQKGTAIFKYGQENNYSTNNMRITTPKGILYNDLYFNHAEGSKPKGGYSNLHQVHNDMVPLLDSYKLSLKPDATLSSRLQTKAIVVDDKGRSKGGRYENGWVTTSLRDMGSFYIAVDTVAPVITPRNLSNGKNLTNQSRIDFTISDHLSGIQSFNGYIDGQWVLMEYDPKNRHVWHSFEPSLGKGTHTFKLEVRDLKDNVKTYEASFSK; this comes from the coding sequence ATGAAAAAACTAAGTATATTTTTGGGTCTATTGACATTTACAGTTGCTTCTGCATTTTCGCAGAGCGTCCTCAAGTCCCGCACATACCCTCAAAATTATTTCAGACAGCCTATGGATATAGCACCTCAAGCATCTGGAGGTTTTGGTGAGCTGAGGGGCACCCATTTTCATGCTGGGAATGATTATCGGACACAGCAACGTACAGGTATCCCGATTTATAGCGTTGCCGAAGGGTTTGTCTCACGCGTGAGGGTGCAAATCGGTGGGGGTGGCCTATCGGTATATGTAGACCATCCCAATGGATATACTTCTGTATACCTACATATGGACAGCTTCAATGAGCAGCTATCACAGATTATCAAGGATGAGCAGTATAGGAAAAAGAGTTATGATGTAGATGTAGAAATAGCTCGTAATAGAGTCCTGGTCTCCAAAGGCCAGCTTTTAGGAAAATCCGGAAATACGGGCGGCTCAGGTGGGCCACACTTACACTTTGAAATCCGTGACACCAAGACACAAAACCCGTTGAACTCGCAGTTATTCGGGTTGTATTTTAAAGATGATGTTCCCCCAATTATTAGAGGTATGACCGTCTATGATATTGGCACAGATGTATTTGATGAAAATACACCGCGTCGACATCAGACAATCAAGGCCCTAGGCACAGGTAAGTATGCACTGACAAGCGCAGCTCCTATCCCCGTAAATGGACGATTTGGATTAGGCATCAACGCTATCGACCGCCATACGGGGACGACATTTAGTTTTGGGGTCTATTCCATCGAACTGTTGCTAGACGGGAAACCCATCAGTACGGTGGTCTTTGAAGAGCTTTCTTTTGCTACTTCACGAGCACTCAATTCGTATATCGACTATCCTTACTTTGTCAAGACAAAAGCAAAAATCCAAAAAAGCTTTAAGGACCCCAACAACACTGCTCCAATATATAGGCATCTTGACAATCTAGGCTTCATCGAACTACGGGACAACAATCCGCACGAGATCGAGTATATTGTAAAGGATGTGCATGGCAATACGAGTAAGGTCGGTTTTACCGTGCAGCAAAACCCGACATACACCATTTCACGCAAGCCCCAAAAAGGGACAGCAATATTCAAATATGGCCAAGAAAATAATTACAGCACCAATAACATGCGCATAACGACCCCTAAAGGTATATTGTACAATGATCTCTATTTTAATCATGCTGAGGGCTCGAAACCAAAAGGAGGGTATAGCAACCTGCATCAAGTCCACAATGATATGGTGCCACTATTGGATAGCTACAAGCTCAGTCTCAAACCTGACGCAACGCTCTCGTCCCGACTGCAGACTAAGGCGATAGTGGTTGACGATAAAGGGCGTTCGAAAGGCGGGCGTTATGAAAACGGTTGGGTAACTACTTCTCTACGAGATATGGGCAGTTTCTATATAGCCGTGGATACAGTCGCCCCGGTGATTACACCTCGAAATTTAAGTAACGGAAAAAATTTAACCAACCAATCTCGAATAGATTTCACCATTTCGGATCATCTTTCTGGCATCCAGAGCTTCAATGGATATATTGATGGCCAATGGGTATTAATGGAGTATGACCCTAAAAATCGACATGTATGGCATAGCTTCGAACCATCATTAGGTAAGGGAACACATACCTTTAAACTGGAGGTACGGGATTTGAAAGATAATGTCAAGACATATGAAGCCAGCTTTTCAAAGTAG
- the bcp gene encoding thioredoxin-dependent thiol peroxidase yields the protein MATLEVGQQAPDFSAKNQNGEIVNLHDFKGKKVILYFYPKDNTPGCTTEACNFRDNYQSLKKDGFEVLGVSIDGGASHQKFITKHELPFQLLVDEDKSLVEKYGVWVEKNMYGKKYMGTARTTFVINEQGRIEHILKKIDNKNASQQIRDLYV from the coding sequence ATGGCAACACTGGAAGTAGGGCAGCAAGCGCCGGATTTTAGCGCTAAAAACCAAAACGGCGAGATCGTGAATCTCCATGATTTCAAAGGAAAGAAGGTTATTCTTTATTTTTATCCGAAGGACAATACACCGGGGTGTACAACTGAGGCTTGCAATTTTAGGGACAATTATCAATCGCTCAAAAAGGATGGGTTTGAGGTATTGGGTGTAAGTATTGATGGGGGGGCATCCCATCAAAAATTCATCACCAAGCACGAGCTTCCATTTCAATTATTGGTTGATGAGGACAAGAGTCTCGTTGAGAAATACGGTGTATGGGTAGAGAAGAACATGTATGGAAAAAAATATATGGGCACAGCCCGCACTACATTTGTTATTAACGAACAGGGGCGTATCGAGCACATTCTCAAAAAAATAGACAATAAAAATGCATCACAACAGATTCGAGATTTATACGTCTAA
- a CDS encoding glycine--tRNA ligase has translation MSKQTDDFFKSIVSHAKEYGFVFQSSEIYDGLSAVYDYGQLGSELKNNLKTYWWKSMVQLNENIVGIDAAIFMHPTTWKASGHVDGFNDPMIDNKDSKKRYRADQLIEDKIARYEADGKTDKAAALLNDLNTALNADDLAGLKSIIEEHNIVCPVSGTKNWTEVRQFNLMFATQMGAMADGAEQVYLRPETAQGIFVNFLNVQKTGRMKIPFGIAQIGKAFRNEVIARQFIMRMREFEQMELQFFCRPGTEMEWYNKWKETRLKWHLALGFNPDNYRYHDHDKLAHYANAAVDIEFKFPFGFKEVEGIHSRTDFDLKQHQEFSGKKMQYFDTEINQNYIPYVVETSIGLDRLFLTVLCNSLVQEDLSTEEKQDSRVVLKFPPALAPVKAAILPLTKKDGLPEKAREIMATLKMDYNVQYDEKDSIGKRYRRQDAIGTPFCITVDHQSLEDNTVTIRHRDSMEQERVAIADLENITRELVGWNTLLKQLL, from the coding sequence ATGAGCAAACAGACTGACGATTTTTTTAAAAGTATAGTATCACATGCAAAGGAATACGGTTTTGTGTTCCAATCGAGTGAGATATATGATGGCCTTAGTGCCGTATACGATTATGGTCAATTGGGTTCGGAGTTAAAGAACAACCTAAAGACCTATTGGTGGAAATCCATGGTGCAATTGAATGAGAACATCGTTGGTATCGATGCTGCAATCTTCATGCATCCAACAACATGGAAAGCTTCTGGACACGTGGATGGGTTCAATGACCCAATGATAGATAATAAAGATTCCAAGAAGCGTTACCGTGCTGACCAATTGATAGAAGACAAGATTGCGCGTTACGAGGCGGATGGAAAGACCGATAAAGCAGCAGCTTTATTGAATGACTTGAACACGGCTTTGAACGCAGATGACCTTGCGGGATTGAAATCTATCATAGAAGAGCACAATATCGTATGCCCGGTATCTGGCACGAAAAATTGGACAGAGGTACGTCAATTCAACTTGATGTTTGCTACACAAATGGGCGCAATGGCAGATGGTGCAGAACAAGTATATCTACGCCCAGAGACCGCCCAAGGTATCTTCGTCAATTTCTTGAATGTTCAGAAAACTGGCCGTATGAAGATTCCTTTTGGTATCGCACAAATTGGTAAAGCTTTCCGAAATGAAGTTATTGCCCGCCAATTTATCATGCGCATGCGCGAATTTGAACAAATGGAGTTGCAATTTTTCTGTCGTCCAGGCACAGAAATGGAATGGTACAACAAGTGGAAAGAAACCCGTCTAAAATGGCACTTAGCCTTGGGATTCAATCCAGACAACTATCGCTACCACGACCATGACAAACTCGCTCATTATGCGAATGCTGCAGTTGATATCGAATTTAAGTTTCCGTTTGGCTTCAAAGAAGTGGAAGGCATCCACTCTCGCACGGATTTTGACTTGAAACAACATCAGGAGTTTTCAGGTAAGAAGATGCAATATTTTGATACTGAAATCAATCAGAATTATATCCCATATGTGGTAGAGACTTCAATTGGGCTCGATCGTTTGTTTCTAACCGTCCTGTGCAATTCATTAGTACAGGAGGATCTTTCTACTGAAGAAAAACAAGATTCACGTGTCGTCTTGAAGTTCCCTCCAGCATTAGCACCCGTCAAGGCTGCAATCCTGCCATTGACTAAAAAAGATGGTCTTCCAGAGAAAGCAAGAGAAATCATGGCTACCTTAAAGATGGACTACAACGTACAATATGATGAGAAGGATTCTATCGGAAAACGCTACCGTCGTCAAGATGCTATCGGTACTCCTTTCTGTATTACAGTAGACCACCAGTCTTTAGAAGATAATACGGTAACCATCCGTCATCGTGATTCAATGGAACAAGAGCGTGTGGCTATCGCGGACTTGGAAAACATCACTCGGGAGCTAGTAGGATGGAATACCTTACTGAAACAATTGCTATAG
- a CDS encoding M64 family metallopeptidase yields MQKALLIYIAVSLLIGSSTYAQQYTIDTLQYQGTDQHVVNMVILADGYTEEELDYFVEDAKRFNNYFFLTEPFRQYVNYFNVFAIRTPSAESGAIHRGIATDCPKDAHAVGEVPARFNKFARNAAVPTSNPQTIFGSSFDNMGLHRLVIPHNEQAIQKVLKEHVPNHSQVVILVNSPFYGGSGGKYATATVNAASNDIAVHEIGHSFALLADEYWAGNQYAIEGPNRSQEADPTKVRWKNWVGTNGVGVYAYGAKASPSTWFRPHEYCKMQYLVAPFCNVCQEAFVETIHKLTNPIKRATPSAVQILKAADISKLSLTLIKPSPNTLKVEWYLNGELIDIDKDSIYLDQGMFTTGENNLKAVVHDHTTLVRSVEHAVHTYTVEWKIQSNHPVALSSPVSVFGDTLETCYDGYQVITVKDPASGLVYQWYDTPSGGVPIKTNTNFVVPRTTVNKTYYIEGVWKGRKSQRRAVNIKVLPRIVPPKKVKVQHIKASDKVLLWVDEKEDGRYNYIWSNEDGQPIYQYDELGGEFVRPTGKNNTMTLKRSGRPIKVFVQKVDKETTCVSERITVTVY; encoded by the coding sequence ATGCAAAAAGCACTTTTAATATATATTGCAGTATCGTTGTTGATAGGCAGTTCTACCTATGCTCAACAGTATACAATTGATACCTTACAGTATCAGGGTACTGATCAACATGTGGTCAATATGGTCATATTGGCTGATGGGTACACGGAAGAAGAATTGGATTATTTTGTCGAAGATGCCAAGCGATTCAATAATTATTTCTTCTTGACGGAGCCTTTTCGTCAATATGTTAACTATTTCAATGTTTTTGCCATTCGAACCCCTTCCGCTGAGTCGGGTGCTATCCATAGGGGTATAGCAACAGATTGTCCCAAAGATGCACATGCCGTGGGTGAAGTGCCCGCTCGATTTAACAAGTTTGCTAGAAATGCTGCTGTACCTACTAGTAATCCACAAACCATATTTGGTAGTAGCTTTGATAACATGGGACTCCATAGATTGGTGATTCCACACAATGAACAAGCTATTCAAAAGGTATTAAAGGAACATGTGCCTAATCATTCACAGGTCGTGATTTTAGTTAATTCTCCATTCTACGGTGGTTCAGGAGGAAAGTATGCAACGGCAACCGTCAATGCTGCCAGTAACGACATCGCTGTGCACGAAATTGGACATTCTTTTGCCCTATTGGCCGATGAGTATTGGGCCGGAAATCAATATGCCATAGAAGGCCCCAATAGATCCCAGGAAGCCGACCCGACAAAGGTGCGTTGGAAAAATTGGGTCGGGACTAATGGAGTAGGCGTATACGCCTATGGCGCAAAAGCTTCGCCATCAACATGGTTCAGACCACATGAGTATTGTAAGATGCAATATTTGGTGGCCCCGTTTTGCAACGTCTGTCAAGAGGCCTTTGTAGAAACGATTCATAAATTGACCAATCCAATAAAGAGGGCGACACCCTCTGCTGTACAAATATTGAAAGCAGCGGATATTTCAAAATTGTCATTGACCTTAATCAAGCCATCACCTAACACATTAAAAGTCGAGTGGTATTTGAATGGCGAGCTCATCGATATTGACAAAGATAGTATCTACTTAGACCAAGGCATGTTTACAACTGGCGAGAATAACCTAAAAGCGGTGGTGCATGATCACACGACTCTAGTTCGCAGTGTTGAACATGCTGTGCATACCTATACTGTAGAATGGAAAATCCAAAGTAATCACCCCGTTGCACTATCTTCGCCCGTCTCCGTTTTTGGGGATACATTGGAAACCTGTTACGACGGTTATCAAGTCATAACGGTGAAAGACCCAGCCTCAGGTCTTGTTTATCAGTGGTATGATACCCCGTCAGGAGGAGTGCCGATAAAGACAAATACAAATTTTGTCGTACCGAGAACCACGGTGAATAAGACCTATTATATAGAAGGCGTTTGGAAGGGAAGAAAATCCCAACGACGTGCTGTTAACATTAAGGTACTTCCACGGATTGTCCCGCCAAAGAAGGTCAAGGTACAACATATTAAAGCTTCCGATAAAGTGCTATTATGGGTCGATGAAAAAGAGGATGGACGATACAATTACATATGGAGTAATGAGGATGGGCAACCCATTTATCAGTATGACGAGCTAGGGGGAGAATTTGTCAGACCCACTGGGAAAAATAACACCATGACACTTAAACGCTCAGGGCGACCTATCAAAGTATTTGTCCAGAAAGTAGATAAGGAAACTACTTGTGTAAGCGAACGGATAACCGTTACAGTCTATTAG
- a CDS encoding AraC family transcriptional regulator: MRIVQFTVPVPDQGSVCVQEDILPEFYGNYHRHKEIQLTYILKGKGTFLIGNFSHHFDEDEVFIVDADEAHMFKKADMVSAPPLEQGIHAIHIFIDYQAFANFFTLPEFEGAKSFLEKINGSKKLTAEYAIPLKSNFLKINQSEGTQRLLQFLNLIDHLSKKIELWTSLYTGIPQKRYSDDEGIRMNDIFQYTFAHFTEKVTLEQISEVAHMTPHAFCKYFKKHTRKTYVAFLNEIRVEQACKLLINGQSENMADIAFRTGFNNVVNFNRVFKKIIKLSPSEYVEAYKLKEIS, translated from the coding sequence ATGAGAATTGTCCAATTTACCGTCCCGGTCCCAGACCAAGGCTCTGTATGTGTGCAGGAAGATATACTACCTGAATTCTATGGTAACTATCACCGACATAAAGAAATTCAGTTGACCTATATCTTAAAAGGCAAAGGAACGTTCTTGATTGGGAATTTCTCACATCACTTTGACGAAGACGAAGTATTTATTGTTGATGCCGATGAGGCGCATATGTTTAAGAAGGCAGATATGGTGTCGGCACCCCCGTTGGAACAAGGGATACATGCCATACATATCTTTATCGATTATCAGGCCTTTGCCAATTTTTTTACTCTTCCAGAGTTTGAAGGGGCAAAATCATTTTTAGAAAAAATCAATGGAAGCAAAAAGCTAACAGCAGAATATGCTATTCCGCTGAAATCCAATTTTCTGAAAATAAATCAATCCGAAGGTACTCAGCGGCTATTGCAATTCCTTAATTTAATCGATCATCTCAGTAAGAAGATTGAACTTTGGACATCGCTATATACAGGTATCCCCCAAAAAAGGTATTCAGATGACGAGGGGATTCGAATGAACGATATTTTTCAGTATACCTTTGCCCACTTTACTGAAAAAGTGACGTTGGAGCAGATCTCTGAGGTTGCTCATATGACTCCACATGCTTTTTGTAAGTATTTTAAAAAGCACACTCGTAAAACTTACGTCGCATTCTTGAATGAAATACGGGTGGAGCAAGCCTGTAAACTTTTAATCAACGGGCAATCCGAAAACATGGCAGATATTGCCTTTCGTACGGGCTTCAATAATGTTGTCAACTTTAATCGAGTCTTTAAAAAGATAATAAAACTCTCTCCAAGTGAATATGTTGAAGCATACAAGCTAAAAGAGATTTCATAA